In Vitis vinifera cultivar Pinot Noir 40024 chromosome 11, ASM3070453v1, a genomic segment contains:
- the LOC100256447 gene encoding uncharacterized protein LOC100256447 yields the protein MNCFAKKSHETTTLLSCLESFNFQKMTMNPNFQQVMMKPTKPERSRFIISSFFILFLCAVVSIYEVRSGNLLKFGSHTFFSYNSSSSASFLPLNSTSDDIRIFIGILTLPDQYQRRHFLRIVYGTQSPAGAKVDVKFVFCNLTKEDQKVLVALEIMRYDDIIILNCTENMNQGKTYAYFSSLPEMLNSTEGPSPPYHYVMKADDDTYLRLDNLVKSLRPLPREDLYYGCVVPCRSMNPFVHFMSGMGYLVSWDIVEWIRVSEIPKNHMVGPEDRVFADWLREGSRGRNRHMAKWEMYDYPEPRSVCTHELWPNTIAVHLLKKQEKWIETLKYFNVTQNLKPSKLYHIP from the coding sequence ATGAACTGTTTTGCTAAAAAGTCTCATGAAACCACAACTCTTCTTTCATGTCTTGAGAGCTTCAATTTTCAGAAGATGACGATGAATCCCAATTTCCAACAGGTGATGATGAAGCCCACCAAGCCTGAACGATCCCGTTTCATCATCTCCTCCTTCTTCATCCTCTTCCTCTGCGCCGTAGTTTCCATTTACGAAGTCCGATCCGGCAATCTCCTGAAGTTCGGCAGTCACACTTTCTTCTCCTACAACTCATCATCTTCCGCTAGTTTTCTCCCCCTGAATTCTACCTCCGACGACATCCGGATCTTCATCGGAATCCTGACCCTCCCCGACCAGTACCAGCGCCGGCACTTCCTCCGCATTGTTTACGGCACCCAGTCGCCGGCCGGAGCAAAGGTCGACGTCAAGTTCGTGTTCTGCAACCTCACGAAGGAAGACCAGAAAGTCTTGGTTGCGCTGGAGATAATGCGGTACGACGACATAATCATCCTCAACTGCACGGAGAACATGAACCAGGGCAAGACGTATGCGTACTTCTCGAGCTTGCCGGAGATGCTGAATTCCACTGAGGGGCCATCTCCGCCGTACCATTACGTAATGAAGGCGGACGACGACACGTATCTGAGGCTGGACAACCTGGTGAAGTCTCTAAGGCCATTGCCCCGTGAAGATTTGTATTATGGTTGCGTGGTTCCATGTCGAAGCATGAACCCATTTGTTCACTTTATGTCCGGAATGGGGTACTTGGTTTCATGGGACATTGTGGAGTGGATTCGGGTTTCTGAGATTCCGAAGAACCACATGGTGGGCCCCGAAGACAGAGTGTTCGCAGATTGGCTTCGAGAGGGGAGTAGAGGGAGGAACAGGCACATGGCGAAGTGGGAGATGTACGATTACCCGGAGCCGCGGTCGGTGTGTACACATGAGCTGTGGCCTAACACCATTGCAGTGCACCTTCTGAAGAAGCAGGAGAAGTGGATTGAGACGTTGAAGTATTTCAATGTTACCCAGAACTTGAAGCCATCAAAACTTTATCATATACCTTAG
- the LOC100251293 gene encoding uncharacterized protein LOC100251293 encodes MMMNPNFQQVMMKPTKPERSRFIISSFFVLFLCAVVSIYEVRSGNLLKFGSHIFFSYNSSSSASFLPLNSTSNDIRIFIGILTLPDQYQRRHFLRIIYGTQSPAGAKVDVKFVFCNLTKEDQKVLVALEIMRYDDIIILNCTENMNQGKTYKYFSSSPEMLNSTKGPSPPYHYVMKADDNMYLRLDNLVESLRPLL; translated from the coding sequence atgatgatgaatcCCAATTTCCAACAGGTGATGATGAAGCCCACCAAGCCTGAACGATCCCGTTTCATCATCTCCTCCTTCTTCGTCCTCTTCCTCTGCGCCGTAGTTTCCATTTACGAAGTCCGATCCGGCAATCTCCTGAAGTTCGGCAGTCACATTTTCTTCTCCTACAACTCATCATCTTCCGCTAGTTTTCTCCCCCTGAATTCTACCTCTAACGACATCCGGATCTTCATCGGAATCCTGACCCTCCCCGACCAGTACCAGCGCCGGCACTTCCTCCGCATTATCTACGGCACCCAATCGCCGGCCGGAGCAAAGGTCGACGTCAAGTTCGTGTTCTGCAACCTCACGAAGGAAGACCAGAAAGTCTTGGTTGCGCTGGAGATAATGCGGTACGACGACATAATCATCCTCAACTGCACGGAGAACATGAACCAGGGCAAGACGTATAAGTACTTCTCGAGCTCGCCGGAGATGCTGAATTCCACCAAGGGGCCATCTCCGCCGTACCATTACGTAATGAAGGCGGATGACAACATGTATCTGAGACTGGACAACCTGGTGGAGTCTCTAAGGCCATTGCTGTAA